The following coding sequences are from one Gadus macrocephalus chromosome 3, ASM3116895v1 window:
- the tecrb gene encoding trans-2,3-enoyl-CoA reductase b isoform X1: MDALALEAAGPKKAANSAATGPTAPVKRKPVKKPKKAVVFFEVEILDAKTKGKLCFLDKVEPNATIGEIKSMFHKSHPKWYPTRQSIRLDAKGKSLKDEDVLQHLPVGTTATLYFRDLGAQISWVTVFLTEYAGPLLLYLMFYFRVPFIYAPKYDFTTSKHWVVHLACMCHSFHYMKRLLETLFVHRFSHGTMPLRNIFKNCTYYWGFAAWMAYYINHPLYTPPIYGEQQIRLALVMFLFCQIGNFSIHVALRNLRPPGSKTRKIPYPTKNPFTWIFLLVSCPNYTYELGSWLGFTLMTQCLPVAFFTVVGFFQMTVWAKGKHRSYLKEFRDYPPLRSPILPFVL, from the exons ATGGACGCCCTAGCACTAGAGGCTGCCGGCCCCAAAAAAGCAGCCAACAGCGCGGCGACGGGCCCCACAGCACCTGTCAAGCGTAAGCCTGTGAAGAAACCTAAGAAAGCTGTTGTTTTCTTTGAGGTGGAGATACTGGACGCCAAGACCAAGGGGAAGCTCTGCTTCCTGGACAAG GTTGAGCCAAATGCCACCATCGGGGAGATTAAGTCCATGTTCCACAAGAGCC ATCCAAAGTGGTACCCCACCAGGCAGTCCATCCGTCTCGACGCCA aggggaaATCTCTGAAGGATGAGGATGTTCTTCAGCATCTCCCTGTGGGAACGACTGCAACCCTCTACTTCAGGGATCTGGGAGCTCAGATCAGCTGGGTCACA GTGTTCCTCACGGAGTACGCCGGCCCGCTGCTCCTCTATCTGATGTTTTATTTCCGGGTTCCCTTCATCTATGCACCCAAATACGACTtcaccaccagtaaacactggGTCGTACA ccttgCCTGCATGTGTCACTCGTTCCACTACATGAAGAGGCTGCTGGAGACGCTGTTCGTCCACCGCTTCTCTCACGGCACCATGCCACTGCGCAACATCTTTAAG AACTGCACCTACTACTGGGGCTTCGCTGCCTGGATGGCGTATTATATAAACCACCCTCTGTACACACCACCCA TATACGGCGAGCAGCAAATCCGGCTAGCCCTCGTCATGTTCCTG TTCTGTCAGATCGGTAATTTCTCCATCCACGTCGCTCTCCGGAACCTCCGCCCCCCAG GCTCCAAAACCAGGAAGATTCCTTACCCGACGAAGAACCCCTTCACATGGATCTTCCTCCTCGTATCCTGCCCCAACTACACCTATGAG CTTGGCTCATGGCTGGGCTTCACGTTGATGACGCAGTGTCTGCCGGTGGCCTTCTTCACCGTGGTTGGCTTCTTCCAGATGACTGTGTGGGCCAAAGGGAAGCACCGCAGCTACCTTAAAGAGTTCCGCGACTACCCACCTCTCCGCTCTCCCATCCTGCCTTTCGTTCTGTAG
- the dnajb1b gene encoding dnaJ homolog subfamily B member 1b, with amino-acid sequence MGKDYYDVLGITKSATVDDIKKAYRKQALRYHPDKNKSPEAEDKFKEIAEAYDILSDSKKKDVYDRFGEEGLKGGGGPTGAGAGGPGTFNYTFQGDPHAVFAEFFGGRNPFDQLFGNRNGGFHEEMNQEDPFARFGMSGGGLGGLPRSFSSGMGGMGGMGGGTSLTKRQDPPVVHDLQVTLEEVFSGCVKKMKISHQRLNPDRRSWRTQDKILEVEIKKGWKEGTKITFPKEGDETPTNIPADVVFVLKDKPHPVFRRDGADIIYPAKVSLRDALCGCTVRAPTLDGRTVTLTTSDIVRPGMKRRITGEGLPLAKSPGRRGDLVVEFEVKFPESLSASARGTISQVLPTS; translated from the exons ATGGGGAAAGATTACTACGATGTGCTCGGTATCACGAAAAGTGCCACAGTAGACGATATAAAGAAGGCTTATCGTAAGCAGGCTCTTCGGTATCATCCCGACAAGAACAAGTCGCCGGAAGCCGAGGATAAATTTAAAGAAATAGCAGAGGCGTATGACATTTTGAGTGACTCCAAGAAAAAAGATGTCTATGATCGGTTTGGTGAAGAAG gtctgaagggggggggaggcccgacgggggccggggcggggggtCCTGGTACCTTCAACTACACGTTCCAGGGGGACCCACATGCAGTCTTTGCAGAATTCTTTGGTGGACGTAACCCATTTGACCAATTATTTGGCAACCGCAATGGGGGCTTTCATGAGGAAATGAACCAAGAGGACCCTTTCGCCCGCTTTGGGATGTCCGGCGGTGGGCTGGGAGGTCTCCCTCGCTCCTTTAGCAgtgggatgggggggatgggggggatgggaggTGGCACTAGTTTGACCAAACGTCAGGACCCCCCTGTGGTGCATGACCTCCAGGTGACCCTGGAAGAAGTGTTCTCCGGGTGCGTCAAGAAGATGAAGATCTCCCACCAGCGGCTGAACCCTGACCGACGGAGCTGGAGAACCCAGGACAAGATCCTGGAGGTGGAGATAAAGAAGGGGTGGAAGGAGGGCACGAAGATCACCTTCCCCAAGGAGGGCGATGAGACGCCCACCAACATCCCGGcggatgttgtttttgttttgaaggaCAAGCCCCACCCGGTGTTCCGGCGGGACGGCGCTGACATCATTTACCCCGCCAAAGTCTCCCTTAGAGAT GCCTTGTGCGGCTGCACTGTGAGGGCACCTACATTGGACGGCAGGACGGTAACCCTGACAACCAGTGACATAGTCCGCCCCGGGATGAAGCGACGGATCACCGGAGAGGGTCTACCTCTCGCTAAGTCTCCCGGTCGTCGAGGGGACCTAGTGGTGGAATTTGAGGTGAAGTTTCCGGAAAGTCTCAGTGCTAGTGCACGAGGGACGATTTCCCAAGTGCTTCCAACTTCGTAA
- the ndufb7 gene encoding NADH dehydrogenase [ubiquinone] 1 beta subcomplex subunit 7, which produces MGAHLSRRYITERDTEPDPAKKYDFDPLYGFPERKEREMVATQEQMNLARLPLEQRDYCAHYLLKVMKCKRDNWPNLLACSHEKHDWDYCQHEDYVMRMKEYERERRLQLRKKRIEGQAEAA; this is translated from the exons ATGGGGGCTCACCTTTCGAGACGGTATATCACCGAAAGGGATACCGAGCCAGACCCAGCGAAGAAATACGACTTCGATCCCCTTTATGGCTTTCCCGAAAGAAAGGAACGAg AGATGGTAGCGACCCAGGAACAAATGAACTTGGCCCGTCTACCGTTGGAGCAGAGGGACTACTGTGCTCACTATCTCCTCAAAGTCATGAAGTGCAAGAGGGATAACTGGCCCAACCTGCTCGCTTGCAGCCACGAAAAACATGACTGGGACTACTGCCAGCACGAGGA cTATGTCATGCGTATGAAGGAGTACGAGAGAGAGCGGAGACTCCagctgaggaagaagaggatcgAGGGCCAAGCTGAGGCTGCGTGA
- the tecrb gene encoding trans-2,3-enoyl-CoA reductase b isoform X2, giving the protein MKHYEVEILDAKTKGKLCFLDKVEPNATIGEIKSMFHKSHPKWYPTRQSIRLDAKGKSLKDEDVLQHLPVGTTATLYFRDLGAQISWVTVFLTEYAGPLLLYLMFYFRVPFIYAPKYDFTTSKHWVVHLACMCHSFHYMKRLLETLFVHRFSHGTMPLRNIFKNCTYYWGFAAWMAYYINHPLYTPPIYGEQQIRLALVMFLFCQIGNFSIHVALRNLRPPGSKTRKIPYPTKNPFTWIFLLVSCPNYTYELGSWLGFTLMTQCLPVAFFTVVGFFQMTVWAKGKHRSYLKEFRDYPPLRSPILPFVL; this is encoded by the exons ATGAAGCACTACGAG GTGGAGATACTGGACGCCAAGACCAAGGGGAAGCTCTGCTTCCTGGACAAG GTTGAGCCAAATGCCACCATCGGGGAGATTAAGTCCATGTTCCACAAGAGCC ATCCAAAGTGGTACCCCACCAGGCAGTCCATCCGTCTCGACGCCA aggggaaATCTCTGAAGGATGAGGATGTTCTTCAGCATCTCCCTGTGGGAACGACTGCAACCCTCTACTTCAGGGATCTGGGAGCTCAGATCAGCTGGGTCACA GTGTTCCTCACGGAGTACGCCGGCCCGCTGCTCCTCTATCTGATGTTTTATTTCCGGGTTCCCTTCATCTATGCACCCAAATACGACTtcaccaccagtaaacactggGTCGTACA ccttgCCTGCATGTGTCACTCGTTCCACTACATGAAGAGGCTGCTGGAGACGCTGTTCGTCCACCGCTTCTCTCACGGCACCATGCCACTGCGCAACATCTTTAAG AACTGCACCTACTACTGGGGCTTCGCTGCCTGGATGGCGTATTATATAAACCACCCTCTGTACACACCACCCA TATACGGCGAGCAGCAAATCCGGCTAGCCCTCGTCATGTTCCTG TTCTGTCAGATCGGTAATTTCTCCATCCACGTCGCTCTCCGGAACCTCCGCCCCCCAG GCTCCAAAACCAGGAAGATTCCTTACCCGACGAAGAACCCCTTCACATGGATCTTCCTCCTCGTATCCTGCCCCAACTACACCTATGAG CTTGGCTCATGGCTGGGCTTCACGTTGATGACGCAGTGTCTGCCGGTGGCCTTCTTCACCGTGGTTGGCTTCTTCCAGATGACTGTGTGGGCCAAAGGGAAGCACCGCAGCTACCTTAAAGAGTTCCGCGACTACCCACCTCTCCGCTCTCCCATCCTGCCTTTCGTTCTGTAG